A window of Actinomycetota bacterium genomic DNA:
GATGACGACCGGCTCACCACCCTCCAGGACGGCCACCACTGAGTTGGTGGTGCCCAGGTCGATTCCTACTGTTTTCGCCATTTCTCTTTTCCTCCTTTTCTATTCAAAATATTGTTTTGTCATTCTCCCTAAGTTTAGTCCTCTATAAATATAACTCTTGATAATCTTATTGTCAAGAATGTGTAAAATGATCTTCCGCATGCCTCGAGAAGCTTATAAGCAGGAATTTTATAGCCCGCCTCACTTGATCCGTGCGCCTGGACGGCCAGGGAACAAGCTATTGGACACGGGATAGCCGTTCCGCAACAGCGGTCCGCGGAGTTGTCGCGAGCGGCGGCCGGCGTGAGGACTAGTCAATGACCGCGTTCACACCGTAGACGAAGTAGAAGATGAGCATGCCCAGGATAGGATAGACCAGAAGGCCGGCATTGAAGCGGATGTGGGGCGGCCGCCAAAGCAGGTGCATGCCGACGGTGAAGACGATGGCGCCCGGATAGGCCAGGGCGATGAAGAGCTTGAAGATGCCAGGGGCGTCCCCGATAAGGCTCACGACCACCACGGGCAGCATGAGCACGCACATGGGGATCATGGCGTCGATGGTGCGCTTGGCGCCGAAGACCACCCCCGTGGTGCGGTAGCCCGCAGCCTCGTCGAAGGGGACGTCGTTGGCCATGCTCGGCATGTATAGGGTGGCCGAGAAGAGGAACCCGAAGACCAGGGGCCAGAAAGGCGGCCAGGTGGCGGGGTTGACCGCCTTCCACCCCGCTATGAGCAGGACCACCGCGCCTATGCCGTTTGTTACGACATCGAGTACCGGCAGGTTCTTGAAATGAAACCAGGGGTGGGAGTAGAGGACGCCCAGGATGATCACCGACAGCACCATGTATATGGTGAACTGCAGGTTAACCAGCAACCCGAAACCGATGCACCCAAGCCCGGTCAGGGTGAAGAGCAGGGCCGTCTCGAGTCTGCCCATCTCGCCGGTGGCGAAGGGCTGGTCGGACATGTGCAGGTCTCCCTTGTACATGTCATTGTGCAGGCGGTCGGATTCCACATCGGCGTAGAAGTTGAGGGAGCTGGAGAAGAAGGACCCGCAGAGGAAGCTGAGGTACATGAAGGCGATGTCCCAGCCCGACATATACCCGCCCGTTGCCGCGGAACAGGCGAAACCGAGGGTGGTGGGGAAGATGTAGATGAACATGGTCTTGAGCCGGAAGAGGATGAAGTACTTGTGAAGAAACCTCTCCAGACGAGCCCGTTTGTCCATCATTCCTCCTCGGCCCCGTTCGACCGCCCCCCTCTTCGCTGCATCAAGTAAAACAGATAAGGCAAACCCGTTCAATAGACTTCCGCCCCTATCCCTGACGCTCGCCGTAGAGGTCTTCCGCCCCCCCGAGGATGTTCCAGAAGACCGCCGCGGCCTTTTCTTCATGGACCACCCTGGCGATATCGAGTTCGAAGAGGAAGCGCATGGCATAGAGGGAGCACGTGTCTCCAGCCATGGGATTTTCAGGTATGACGTCACCCAGCGCCTCGCGCAGGGCTACCGCTGCGACCTTTCCCGACACCACCACCAGGCGCGGGCCCACCATGATCAGCTCTTCGGCCAGGAAATGGGCGCAGCGCCGCAAGTCCCACCGTGTCACCTTGGGCAGCCGGCAGCGCAGCGCGGTGGAATAGTAGGCGCCCGCGAGGTCCCAGCCCATCTCGGCGGCCTTGTGCTGCAGGAGCGGGCGCCAGCCCCCCCAAGGGTCGCCGCGCTCCGCGCCCGGGCCGGGCATGCCGGCAAGGAAGAAGAGGAGGGCTCCCGCCTCCCCGCACCCGGGTATCCCCTTGCCGCCACGAGGGCAGAAGCGGCAGCCCGCTATGGCGGACGCCAGGGCATGGAGGTCGGACCCCAGCTTCGCCTCTATAGAAGCGGCCACGTCACCCGCGAGCGGACCGGGCAGTTCCTCCTCCAGCTTGCTCACCTAGCCGCCCCCTTACGACTCGCTCGACAGCTTCTTCCGGGAACATTATATCCCCACATCATGTAGTATTCATCGGCGATCCGTCTCCACAAGATATTGACATTGACTATATATATGGACTATCATAGCTGAAAATATACAAGATATGGGCTGTGACTAAGGAGGGACGGCTTGCCGGTTAGGGAAAAGACCAAGCCTGTCTATTGCCTGGAGGTATCCTACGACGAGATGAGCGACGAAGACCTTATAACCTGCACCCGGCGAGGCGATTCCCTCGCCGAGGCCTTTCTCCTCAACAAGTACCAGTACCTGGTCCACGTCAAAGCCAAGTCCTACTTCCTGGACGGAGCGGAACACGACGACACCATCCAGGAGGGCATGATAGGTCTGTATAAAGCCATCCGGGACTACAAGTTCAACGACATCTGCTCCTTCCGCTCCTTCGCCGTCCTGTGCATCACGCGCCAGATAATCACCGCGGTCAAGACCCATACCCGTAAAAAGCACAACCCCCTGTCGTGCTACCGTTCCCTGGAAGCCAATGTCTTCGACGAGAGCGGCGACGTCGTGTACTACGCCGGCGGCGGGGTGAGCACTAAGGCCGAGGACCCCCTGGAGCTGTACATCTTCGAGGACGAGGTATCGCGTATCATCTGCGTCCTCAAAGAGAAGCTGAGCGGGCTGGAGTGGAAGGTCCTCGTCTCCTACCTGGAGGGCAAGAGCTACAAGGAGATCGCCGGCGAGATAAAGCGCGACACCAAGGTGGTCGACAACGCCCTCTGCCGCATCAAGGTAAAGATAAGGAACCACGTCGAACCCCTGCTGAATTAGCTTTCCCACCCGTGGCGAAAAAAGCGCATTGCGAGGAGCGAAGCGACCCGGCAACCCCATCTCTTATCGGACAGGGTGGGGCCGTATCTTGCCTCCCTGGAGACATTGCTATAGAATGTGTTCGGTCCTGGAACGCCACCAGGACCGAATGGCTGTTCATGACAACACAAGTGTCTCAGTGGAAGCAGGGAAAGCGGCACGATAGCGGCGTGGCATACCTGCCCCGCCGTTTCTTCGTGGAGCTACTCTCGCCAGGCCAGCCCTCCGGCTAAATGGGCGCGGCCTGTGGAATGCAGCGGCCCGCACGGCCGCGGAAGCGCCACTCATACAGGTCCTTTCCCTCTTATGACGGCAACGGGTCGCGTGCGTAAAACATGAGGAGGATGCGAGGATGGGCAAATGGGAAGAGGAATATAAGAGGAAGCTGACCACGGCTGAGGATGTGGCGAAGAGCATAAAGGACGGCGACAGGCTGTTCTGCGGCAGCGGCTCGAGCGCCCCCAGCGGTATCCTGGATGCGCTCTTCGACCGGGCGGAGGAGCTGAACGACGTGATCTTCGGGGGCCTGATAATGCTGGCCCCCACCTACAAGATCCTCTCCGCGGAGATGTGCCGGCACATCATGTTCAACAACCTATACGCCACCCCCCTGGACCGACAGGCCCTGCACGACGGGATCAGCGAGCACACGCCCTTCCACTTCTCCGACCTGCCCCGACTCGCCTCGGAGTATGCGGATTACAAGACGGTCATCACCCAGGCGGGGCCCATGGACCGGCACGGATACTTGTCCTGCGGGGTCTCGGGCAACTTCCTGGACGTCGTCCATACCCTGGACCGGCTCATCTTGGAGGTTAACGAGAACGTGCCCACGGTGCACGGGCGCAACTTCTGGCACATCTCGCAGGTGGAGGCGTTGGTGGAACACAGCGTCCCGGTCTTTCCCCTCCCGCCCGAGCCGGTGACCGAGGTGGACCAGGCCATCGCGGAGAACATCGCCGCTTACATCAACGACGGCGATACCATCCAGCTGGGTATCGGCGCCGTGCCCAACGCCATCGGAGAGTGCCTGCTGGAGAAGAAGCACCTGGGATGCTACACCGAGATGCTCACCGACGCCATCATGAAGCTCTTCGAGGCAGAAGCCCTGGACAACAGCAGGAAGACCTTCTACCCCTACCAGTTCAACGCCTTCTTCTCCGGCGGATCCAACGAACTTTACGAGTGGCTTGACGGCAATCCCATGGTCTATTTCTCCCCCATCTCCTACAACAACGACCCCAACAATGTGGCCAAGAACGACAACATGGTCTCAATCAACTCCACCCTGGAGATAGACATCACCGGCCAGTGCTGCTCGGAGTCCATCGGGCCCTACCAGTACAGCGCCACCGGCGGGCAGGTGGACTTCACGCGGGGCACCTACATGGCCCGGGGAGGCAGGGCCTTCATCGCCACCCACTCCACCACTTTCGACAAGGCCAAGGGCGAGACGATCTCCAAGATCGTCCCCCATCTCAGGGAGGGTGCCACGGTCACCCTCACCCGCACCGACACCATGTTCGTGGCCACCGAGTACGGCGTGGTAAACCTAAAGGGCAAGACGCTGCGCGAACGTGCGCAGGCCCTCATCTCCATCGCCCATCCCGATTTCCGCGGCGAGCTGATCCGGTACGCCAAGAACATAAAGTACTTCATCTTCCCCGAGCACGAGGAGGCCTGTAAAGCTTAGGCGCGACCGCGAGAGCGACAGCCAGCGGGACCGGCGATGCCGGTCCCGCTTCGCTTGTCCCCCATCATGTCGCCCGGGCCGGGAACTCTCTATAGTTCAAGCCGTCAGAAGCACTGTACGATACTCATAAGAGGGAGCTGATGTGATGAGAGACTACAGAAAATGGCTGCAGGTGATCGTCGTCCTGGTGGTCCTGGCCGCTGCCGCCCTGTTGATAGTGGCGGGGGGCTGCGAGAAGAGCACCTGAAGCCTGGACCGGGGCCTCGTCGAGGCCGCCGAGACTA
This region includes:
- a CDS encoding UbiA family prenyltransferase, encoding MDKRARLERFLHKYFILFRLKTMFIYIFPTTLGFACSAATGGYMSGWDIAFMYLSFLCGSFFSSSLNFYADVESDRLHNDMYKGDLHMSDQPFATGEMGRLETALLFTLTGLGCIGFGLLVNLQFTIYMVLSVIILGVLYSHPWFHFKNLPVLDVVTNGIGAVVLLIAGWKAVNPATWPPFWPLVFGFLFSATLYMPSMANDVPFDEAAGYRTTGVVFGAKRTIDAMIPMCVLMLPVVVVSLIGDAPGIFKLFIALAYPGAIVFTVGMHLLWRPPHIRFNAGLLVYPILGMLIFYFVYGVNAVID
- the sigH gene encoding RNA polymerase sporulation sigma factor SigH; this translates as MPVREKTKPVYCLEVSYDEMSDEDLITCTRRGDSLAEAFLLNKYQYLVHVKAKSYFLDGAEHDDTIQEGMIGLYKAIRDYKFNDICSFRSFAVLCITRQIITAVKTHTRKKHNPLSCYRSLEANVFDESGDVVYYAGGGVSTKAEDPLELYIFEDEVSRIICVLKEKLSGLEWKVLVSYLEGKSYKEIAGEIKRDTKVVDNALCRIKVKIRNHVEPLLN
- a CDS encoding acetyl-CoA hydrolase/transferase C-terminal domain-containing protein, whose amino-acid sequence is MGKWEEEYKRKLTTAEDVAKSIKDGDRLFCGSGSSAPSGILDALFDRAEELNDVIFGGLIMLAPTYKILSAEMCRHIMFNNLYATPLDRQALHDGISEHTPFHFSDLPRLASEYADYKTVITQAGPMDRHGYLSCGVSGNFLDVVHTLDRLILEVNENVPTVHGRNFWHISQVEALVEHSVPVFPLPPEPVTEVDQAIAENIAAYINDGDTIQLGIGAVPNAIGECLLEKKHLGCYTEMLTDAIMKLFEAEALDNSRKTFYPYQFNAFFSGGSNELYEWLDGNPMVYFSPISYNNDPNNVAKNDNMVSINSTLEIDITGQCCSESIGPYQYSATGGQVDFTRGTYMARGGRAFIATHSTTFDKAKGETISKIVPHLREGATVTLTRTDTMFVATEYGVVNLKGKTLRERAQALISIAHPDFRGELIRYAKNIKYFIFPEHEEACKA
- a CDS encoding uracil-DNA glycosylase family protein → MSKLEEELPGPLAGDVAASIEAKLGSDLHALASAIAGCRFCPRGGKGIPGCGEAGALLFFLAGMPGPGAERGDPWGGWRPLLQHKAAEMGWDLAGAYYSTALRCRLPKVTRWDLRRCAHFLAEELIMVGPRLVVVSGKVAAVALREALGDVIPENPMAGDTCSLYAMRFLFELDIARVVHEEKAAAVFWNILGGAEDLYGERQG